In Phreatobacter stygius, a genomic segment contains:
- a CDS encoding YifB family Mg chelatase-like AAA ATPase, with protein MVQRVATVAFQGIEAKPVDVQVHVLAGNVVFNIVGLPDKAVNEAKERVRSALVASGLALPGRRITVNLAPADLPKEGSHFDLPIALGLMAAIGAIPHDALDGFVVLGELALDGRLTPVAGVLPAAMAANAQGLGIICPAACGPEAAWAGEAVEVLAPDNLVQLANHFKGTQVLSRPKPGIRAVDAPLADFRDIKGQESAKRAVEIAAAGGHALLMSGPPGSGKSMLASRMPSILPPLAPAELLEVSMIHSVAGELEGGALTTRRPFRAPHHSATMPALIGGGQRIKPGEVSLAHHGVLFLDELPEFQPHVLDGLRQPIETGEAMIARANQRVCFPARFQLVAAMNPCRCGLATDPGHSCKRAANDRCMADYQAKISGPLIDRMDLVIEVPAVSAADLILPAPGEGSREIGARVAGARLIQAERYAALGLAIRLNAHCPPSVLDEVAALDAAGQALLRDAADAMRLTARGYHRVLKVARTLADLDGEARLGRIHLAEALTYRGSPSKLRSAA; from the coding sequence ATGGTCCAACGCGTCGCGACCGTTGCCTTCCAGGGGATCGAGGCCAAGCCCGTGGACGTGCAGGTTCATGTGCTGGCCGGCAACGTCGTCTTCAATATTGTCGGCCTGCCGGACAAGGCCGTGAACGAAGCCAAGGAGCGGGTGCGCTCGGCGCTGGTTGCCTCCGGCCTGGCACTGCCCGGCCGGCGCATCACCGTCAATCTCGCGCCGGCCGACCTGCCCAAGGAAGGCAGCCATTTCGACCTGCCGATCGCCCTTGGCCTGATGGCCGCCATCGGCGCCATTCCGCATGATGCGCTGGACGGTTTCGTCGTCCTTGGCGAACTGGCGCTGGACGGCCGGCTGACGCCGGTTGCCGGCGTCCTGCCGGCGGCCATGGCCGCCAATGCGCAAGGTCTCGGCATCATCTGCCCGGCGGCCTGCGGCCCGGAAGCTGCCTGGGCCGGCGAGGCCGTCGAGGTGCTCGCCCCCGACAACCTGGTTCAACTGGCCAATCATTTCAAAGGCACGCAGGTCCTGTCGCGGCCCAAGCCCGGCATTCGCGCCGTCGATGCGCCGCTCGCCGATTTCCGCGACATCAAGGGCCAGGAGAGCGCCAAGCGCGCGGTCGAGATCGCCGCCGCCGGTGGCCACGCCCTGTTGATGAGCGGTCCGCCGGGATCCGGCAAGTCCATGCTGGCGAGCCGCATGCCATCGATCCTGCCGCCCCTGGCGCCAGCCGAACTGCTGGAAGTCTCGATGATCCATTCGGTGGCGGGGGAACTCGAAGGCGGAGCCTTGACCACGCGGCGGCCATTCCGGGCCCCACATCACTCCGCCACCATGCCGGCGCTGATCGGCGGCGGCCAAAGGATCAAACCCGGCGAGGTGTCGCTCGCCCATCACGGCGTGCTGTTCCTCGACGAACTGCCGGAGTTCCAGCCACACGTGCTGGATGGGCTGCGCCAGCCGATCGAGACCGGCGAGGCGATGATCGCCCGGGCCAACCAGCGTGTCTGCTTCCCGGCCCGGTTCCAGCTGGTCGCCGCCATGAACCCCTGCCGCTGCGGTCTGGCGACCGACCCGGGCCATAGCTGCAAGCGCGCGGCCAATGATCGCTGCATGGCCGACTACCAGGCCAAGATCTCCGGCCCGCTGATCGACCGGATGGACCTGGTCATCGAGGTGCCGGCGGTCTCGGCTGCCGATCTGATCCTGCCGGCGCCGGGCGAAGGCAGCCGCGAGATCGGCGCCCGCGTCGCGGGCGCGCGCCTGATCCAGGCCGAACGTTATGCAGCCCTTGGCCTGGCGATCCGCCTCAACGCCCATTGCCCGCCTTCGGTGCTGGACGAGGTGGCAGCCCTCGATGCCGCCGGCCAGGCGCTGTTGCGCGACGCCGCCGACGCGATGCGGTTGACCGCGCGTGGTTATCACCGCGTCCTCAAGGTCGCCCGGACGCTCGCCGATCTCGACGGCGAGGCCAGGCTCGGCCGCATTCACCTCGCCGAGGCGCTGACCTATCGGGGCTCGCCCTCAAAGTTGCGCAGCGCGGCCTGA
- a CDS encoding AzlC family ABC transporter permease, which translates to MAVEASEPSRQVTFTGAGFLHGARAAQALCAGVFVYGVAFGLVAQQVGLSLIEAGLMSAVVYSGSAQLAAASALGGRGAGGAVAVSAIAATILVMNARYILYGAALRPWLGKLPAFPAYATLFFLGDGNWLLSMKEHAAGGRDAAYVLGSGLAMFVAWLAGTILGQTAGLIVPDPSRLGLDFLLVAFAAAMGVGMFKGKGDLAALAAAAATAIVVNLVASTGWAIVAAGIAGAITAAIRFAPPDGA; encoded by the coding sequence ATGGCGGTTGAAGCGAGCGAGCCCAGCCGGCAGGTGACCTTCACCGGCGCCGGATTTCTGCACGGCGCCCGCGCGGCGCAGGCGCTTTGCGCCGGCGTCTTCGTTTATGGCGTCGCTTTCGGACTGGTCGCCCAACAGGTTGGGCTGTCGCTGATCGAGGCGGGCCTGATGAGCGCCGTCGTCTATTCGGGTTCGGCCCAGCTTGCCGCCGCAAGCGCGCTTGGTGGTCGCGGCGCCGGTGGCGCGGTTGCCGTCTCGGCCATCGCCGCGACGATCCTGGTGATGAACGCGCGCTATATCCTCTACGGCGCCGCGCTCAGGCCCTGGCTTGGCAAGCTTCCGGCCTTCCCGGCCTATGCAACCCTGTTCTTCCTTGGCGACGGCAACTGGCTCTTGTCGATGAAGGAACATGCCGCGGGCGGAAGGGATGCGGCCTATGTCCTCGGATCGGGCCTTGCGATGTTTGTCGCCTGGCTGGCCGGGACGATCCTCGGGCAGACCGCCGGCCTGATCGTGCCGGATCCATCCCGGCTCGGCCTTGATTTTCTGCTGGTGGCTTTTGCCGCCGCCATGGGCGTCGGCATGTTCAAGGGCAAAGGCGATCTGGCCGCGCTCGCGGCGGCCGCTGCAACCGCGATCGTGGTCAATCTTGTCGCCTCGACCGGCTGGGCGATCGTCGCCGCCGGGATCGCCGGCGCCATCACCGCCGCCATCCGCTTCGCGCCACCGGACGGCGCCTGA
- a CDS encoding AzlD family protein — MSVEPTFLPLLLAMALASFACRASGFWLMRFIPITPRLEAALKATPVAVMVGIVVPTAMRGQIPELIALGVVAVAMRLTGNDLIAALAGVATVAAWRVVA, encoded by the coding sequence ATGTCGGTCGAACCAACCTTCCTGCCGCTTCTGCTGGCGATGGCGCTGGCCTCCTTCGCCTGCCGGGCCTCCGGCTTCTGGCTGATGCGCTTCATCCCGATCACGCCGCGGCTCGAGGCCGCGCTGAAGGCGACGCCGGTCGCCGTGATGGTCGGCATCGTCGTGCCCACCGCGATGCGCGGACAAATCCCGGAACTGATCGCGCTCGGCGTCGTGGCTGTCGCCATGCGGCTGACCGGCAATGACCTTATCGCTGCACTGGCCGGCGTCGCGACGGTTGCGGCATGGCGGGTTGTGGCCTGA